Proteins encoded in a region of the Macrobrachium rosenbergii isolate ZJJX-2024 chromosome 34, ASM4041242v1, whole genome shotgun sequence genome:
- the LOC136856174 gene encoding uncharacterized protein codes for MKILVIAVLVVAAAGWPIPDHSNGKPWGDWDNGEADSAGHHQHSGHYVHQAATVSVQPTPEVQQATAAFMSAWNEAAARATKIQSTLVKSGSPGGHYVVEVPRQVEATNEVQRATSEFMAAWNQAARRAYTVEHAVNAAPQPVQETADVKRATAEFMSAWEAAARQASAIKQAVSYTGTHQQVDHTDEVKKATADFMAAWNEAASRVPHIKSTMYTISGTVASPAPLHTTESGPQFTPSVEQATAEFMKAWHAAAAAAKAAQDTDVIARSGLHSSRYTSEGLAASGHSSASASSLQYQAGVPQPVRPTPEVESATAAFMAAWNEAAARARVIESTLVKSSWGGQYTVEVPRQVQETEEVKRATAQFMAAWNEAASRSSTVKQALHGRKESLGDTYDVERETSEFVSAWGAAAERASDIRREISYTKAPEPVDHTDAVKKATAEFMAAWKEAADRVPRIKSTMYSISGAVAAPDSHHVRESATVFSPSVEQATAEFMKAWHAAAKAAADAPDTDVTSDYSYSDKSSSYRASEVSAHHTGIPQPVRPTPEVESATAAFMAAWNEAAARAKVIESTLVRSSWGGQYTVEVPRQVQETEEVKRATAQFMAAWNEAASRSSTVKQALHGRKESLGGTYDVERETSEFVSAWGAAAERASDIRREISYTQAPEPVDHTDAVKKATAEFMAAWKEAADRVPRIKSTMYSISGAVAAPDSHHVRESATVFSPSVEQATAEFMKAWHAAAKAAADAPDTDVTSDYSYSDKSSSYRASEDSALEDGVPKPVRPTPEVERATAIFMAAWNKAADRAAVIESTLARKSSADREEVEFAKEDAEAEEVKKATDEFAEAWNEASQHESTIKQALHSAPEPVKETEDVERATSEFMSAWKTAAQQASGIGRFVSPSGAPQPVEHTAEVKLATQQFLSAWKEAAKRVPKIESSIYRISGTKASPATHHAAAVSVPQFTPSVAEATAEFTKAWNAAAARTSHRSKEISSKPFGQDTSSAYQSSSKVTAALETVQPTPEVQSATASFMAAWNAAAERANKIQSLLVKSSHLGQKVEIPQQAQDTDAVKTATEEFMASWNAAAQSGAAVEQAFSTLPQQTQQTAEVQKATAEFMAAWHAAAEQASAIKQSIPASSGTFTAQKEVATAQDVEKATANFMTAWNQAAAKVPKIETTMYTLSGSDCRCEGAPAAVVDTPEVLAAREAFMVKFREAQNAASRTPVSQGVLPLPQGTAAAPSVHAVVFNPGAPAQVYTFDGRIFSPVAGQPKDVKEVRN; via the exons ATGAAGATTCTG GTGATAGCAGTGTTGGTGGTGGCAGCGGCTGGATGGCCGATCCCAGACCACTCCAACGGGAAACCCTGGGGAGACTGGGATAACGGAGAGGCAGATTCAGCTGGGCACCATCAGCATTCAGGTCATTACGTCCACCAAGCAGCTACTGTGTCAGTACAACCAACACCTGAAGTGCAGCAGGCAACCGCGGCGTTCATGTCAGCTTGGAACGAGGCAGCTGCCCGAGCCACAAAAATTCAGTCGACGCTCGTTAAGAGCGGCTCCCCCGGAGGCCATTATGTTGTAGAGGTACCCAGGCAGGTAGAGGCCACTAATGAAGTGCAGAGAGCAACCTCCGAATTCATGGCAGCTTGGAACCAGGCAGCCAGAAGGGCTTATACCGTCGAGCACGCAGTGAACGCTGCACCTCAGCCGGTGCAAGAGACAGCAGACGTTAAACGAGCAACAGCCGAGTTTATGTCAGCATGGGAGGCTGCTGCCCGCCAAGCTTCTGCCATCAAGCAAGCTGTGTCTTACACAGGCACTCACCAACAGGTTGATCATACTGATGAAGTGAAGAAAGCTACTGCAGACTTCATGGCTGCGTGGAATGAGGCTGCTTCTCGTGTGCCCCACATCAAATCTACAATGTATACCATTTCTGGCACTGTGGCCTCACCTGCTCCTCTTCACACCACAGAATCTGGCCCACAGTTCACTCCTTCTGTTGAACAAGCAACAGCAGAATTCATGAAAGCGTGGCATGCAGCAGCAGCGGCTGCAAAAGCGGCACAGGATACTGATGTCATCGCAAGATCTGGCTTGCATTCTTCTCGGTACACTAGCGAAGGACTAGCAGCTTCTGGTCATTCTTCAGCTTCAGCCTCATCTTTACAATATCAGGCTGGTGTTCCACAGCCAGTCAGGCCAACCCCAGAAGTAGAGAGCGCTACTGCGGCTTTCATGGCTGCCTGGAATGAGGCTGCTGCTCGTGCAAGAGTCATTGAATCGACCCTCGTCAAAAGTTCATGGGGTGGCCAATACACAGTCGAAGTTCCAAGGCAGGTGCAGGAGACTGAAGAGGTAAAGAGAGCTACTGCTCAATTCATGGCAGCCTGGAATGAAGCTGCATCACGCTCGTCAACCGTCAAGCAAGCTTTGCACGGTCGCAAGGAGTCATTAGGAGATACCTACGATGTTGAGAGAGAAACTTCCGAGTTTGTGTCTGCTTGGGGGGCCGCTGCTGAACGTGCTTCTGACATCAGGAGAGAAATAAGTTACACTAAGGCTCCTGAACCAGTTGATCACACTGATGCTGTAAAGAAAGCTACCGCAGAGTTCATGGCTGCCTGGAAAGAAGCAGCTGATCGTGTTCCAAGGATCAAGTCAACCATGTACTCCATTTCTGGAGCTGTAGCTGCCCCTGACTCCCACCATGTTAGAGAGTCTGCTACAGTCTTCAGTCCCTCTGTCGAACAAGCCACTGCTGAATTCATGAAGGCCTGGCATGCAGCAGCAAAGGCAGCAGCGGATGCCCCAGACACTGACGTCACTTCCGATTATAGTTATTCCGATAAATCTTCCTCTTACAGAGCTTCTGAAGTCTCAGCTCATCACACTGGTATTCCACAGCCAGTCAGGCCAACCCCAGAAGTAGAGAGCGCCACTGCTGCTTTCATGGCTGCCTGGAATGAGGCTGCTGCTCGTGCAAAAGTCATTGAATCGACCCTCGTCAGAAGTTCATGGGGTGGCCAATACACAGTCGAGGTTCCAAGGCAGGTGCAGGAGACTgaagaagtaaaaagagctactGCTCAATTCATGGCAGCCTGGAATGAAGCTGCATCACGCTCATCAACCGTCAAGCAAGCTTTGCACGGTCGCAAGGAGTCATTAGGAGGTACCTACGATGTTGAGAGAGAAACTTCCGAGTTTGTGTCTGCTTGGGGGGCTGCTGCTGAACGTGCTTCTGACATCAGGAGAGAAATAAGTTACACTCAGGCTCCTGAACCAGTTGATCACACTGATGCTGTAAAGAAAGCTACTGCTGAGTTCATGGCTGCCTGGAAAGAAGCAGCTGATCGTGTTCCAAGGATCAAGTCAACCATGTACTCCATTTCTGGAGCTGTAGCTGCCCCTGATTCCCACCATGTTAGAGAGTCTGCTACAGTCTTCAGTCCCTCTGTCGAACAAGCCACCGCTGAATTCATGAAGGCCTGGCATGCAGCAGCAAAGGCAGCAGCGGATGCCCCAGACACTGACGTCACTTCTGATTATAGTTATTCCGATAAATCTTCCTCTTACAGAGCTTCTGAAGACTCAGCTCTTGAAGATGGTGTTCCTAAGCCAGTCAGGCCAACCCCAGAAGTAGAGAGAGCCACTGCTATATTTATGGCTGCCTGGAACAAGGCTGCTGATAGAGCTGCTGTTATCGAGTCAACACTTGCAAGGAAATCATCAGCTGACCGTGAAGAAGTCgaatttgcaaaggaagatgcagaaGCTGAAGAGGTAAAGAAAGCAACTGATGAATTCGCTGAGGCCTGGAATGAAGCTTCCCAACATGAATCTACTATCAAACAGGCTTTGCACAGCGCTCCTGAGCCAGTAAAGGAAACGGAAGATGTAGAAAGAGCCACTTCTGAATTCATGTCTGCTTGGAAAACTGCAGCCCAGCAAGCTTCTGGCATTGGAAGATTCGTAAGTCCCAGCGGCGCTCCACAACCTGTTGAACACACTGCTGAAGTGAAACTGGCTACTCAGCAGTTTTTGTCTGCCTGGAAAGAAGCTGCTAAACGTGTGCCCAAAATTGAGTCATCCATTTACAGAATCTCCGGCACAAAGGCTTCACCTGCTACTCACCACGCAGCAGCTGTTTCCGTTCCTCAGTTCACTCCCTCGGTAGCAGAAGCAACTGCTGAATTCACGAAGGCATGGAATGCTGCGGCTGCTAGAACCTCTCATAGAAGCAAAGAAATAAGTTCCAAACCATTCGGTCAGGATACATCGTCCGCATATCAGTCATCCTCAAAAGTTACTGCAGCTCTTGAGACTGTACAACCCACACCTGAGGTGCAGAGCGCCACAGCATCATTCATGGCCGCGTGGAACGCAGCAGCTGAGAGAGCAAACAAAATCCAGTCTCTACTGGTCAAATCATCACACCTTGGACAGAAAGTGGAAATTCCTCAACAAGCCCAGGACACAGACGCTGTGAAGACAGCCACCGAAGAATTCATGGCTTCCTGGAACGCAGCAGCGCAAAGTGGAGCCGCTGTTGAACAGGCTTTTTCCACTCTACCTCAGCAAACCCAGCAAACTGCTGAAGTTCAGAAGGCAACAGCTGAGTTTATGGCTGCATGGCATGCTGCTGCAGAACAGGCCTCAGCAATCAAGCAGTCGATCCCTGCTTCTTCCGGCACCTTCACAGCTCAGAAAGAAGTTGCCACTGCCCAAGATGTAGAGAAGGCCACAGCTAATTTTATGACTGCCTGGAACCAGGCAGCAGCCAAAGTGCCGAAGATAGAGACGACTATGTACACCCTCTCTGGATCCGACTGTAGGTGTGAGGGAGCTCCTGCCGCGGTCGTTGACACGCCCGAGGTCCTCGCAGCCAGAGAGGCCTTCATGGTCAAGTTCCGTGAAGCTCAAAACGCTGCTTCTCGCACCCCTGTAAGCCAGGGGGTGCTCCCTCTCCCTCAAGGAACAGCTGCTGCACCATCTGTGCATGCCGTTGTGTTCAACCCCGGTGCACCTGCGCAGGTGTACACTTTTGACGGCCGGATCTTCTCACCTGTTGCTGGACAGCCAAAGGATGTCAAGGAGGTGAGGAACTGA